TGTGAAATCGTATCTCAAATGAAGTTTCTGATTAAGTCGACTTTGACTTAATGAAAATTCTGTTCGATTTTTATTGCGTGCGAGGCTTAATTCTAACTCTCTTagctaaaataatattataccGCAGTACTTGTTTTTTCTACGGGGATATATGTCATGAAGTTTTCTGAATCATTTTATTCGCAgaaatatataatgattttattaaagacATATTACCACTTTGCAAGAATCAGATAAATTAAAACGAGCAAGAATCagataaatctttttttaaatatataaaacgaaCCTAGAACTTTGCacgcgaagaaaaataaaatacagtaaaacaacaGAATGATGAATGGTATCAACGACGACAGGAGGCCTGCGATCTGAACAGGCATACTTAGATTCTACTGGATTGATCCTAGGATCTGGATCGCCAGTAATTGTGATTTTTGACGTTTTatattgtaacttttttatattaattcttTAGATTTGCTAACCAATTGATTATGCACACAAGCTTCCAAATGCACTGGTGATGTGACATATAGATTCGAATAATCGgctggtttttttcttcttcaggtTTTGTACTTCTTACTGTCAGACTCGAACCTATcgatttaataaatcatttgaACTGCTAATTATAACAAACGTGACTTACTGAGTTAACAGGTTGTGTTAGAAGACCAACTGGGAATCCATAGGACTCGAGTCCGGCCTTACCGAACAAGATTCCACCGATAACCGTGTTAGGATTGAGGTGTGAAACACTGTGGGTTCCCGCTGTAATGTTCACGTATCCTGCTGCTAAGTTGGTGCCTGGAATATGGACATAAGTCTGGCTCTGGGGCAGCGACTTTCCGTCCAGAATCAGTCCCGCGGTCTGATTGGAGTCGACCACGAACATGAAGTAGTTGTGATACTGTCCTTGGGAGTACTGGGGCGTGGTGAACGTGTAGTCTGCCGCGTATTGTTCGATGGGTGGGATCGTGATGAGGCTTGGATCGGCCTGGTCCGTATGTGAGGTCTGAGTCACTGAAAACTGGTAAACAGCCATTGGTTGGTCCGAATTCACGTGGGAGTACAATTTGGAGCTATAATGCTTCTGAACGTATCCTCCAGCATGCTGGATAACGAAATTATCAGTGAACGGCTTGCCATCGATTACGCCGCTTACACTCACGTGTGTATTATCTTTGCTTGCGACAAACCGGAAGTTGTCCCCAACATGTCTATCGGGTATGGGTACGGTGGCAAAGTTCTTGCCCCAGGCCTGTACAGGAAGTAACATCTCAGTCAAGTGGTCACGTGATTTTCCATGACCAACTATCGTCTTCTTGTTCCCGCTGATAACGCCCACGGGTTTGCTAGATATGATGTGGGTGCCCGTGAGGTCCCCGACAGAGTTGATCTCTAGAGTGCTGAATCGATTGATGGTCACATTGATCCACTGGTTTTCGTGGTAGACATGACCCCTGAAATGGACGGTAATGTTCGGATGGTTGGGTAATTTGATGTGAACACGTGTGTGGTTGTGAACACCGATGACGGCGAACTCGCAGTAGTAGTAGGAGGGTGAGTAGGACACGGTGTAGTACTCCTTACCCAGGACGTCCGTGGGTAGAGCCAGATATCCGTCGTCCGACCACAGCTCTCTGTTAACACCATAAACAACCACTTCCTCGTCAGCGGAGATCAAGATGCCCTTTGTACTGAGCTCTGTCTGGTTCAGACGGAAGTCCTGATCCACCACAACGCGGTGAACTATGCCCCGCGTGACCGTAAATTGTGCGTTAATTTGCGGGTGTTGAGATTTAGGTGACGTCACGTTGACGTGAACCAAATTGGTGCTGGCAGTGGTTATGAAAATTTCTGGCTTGTAATCGGTGTTGTTGAGAATTTTGTTTTCCATGAAAGTTATGATAAAACGCTTTCCTTTACTGTCCAACGCCCCTGCCAAAATACATATAACGGTACTGTAAATCAACATTCATTAACCGGCTAGAAAACATAAGAATGttgattattatactttcatgttaaatactttaaaccatcttttattcgcgtgcgagaaattttcgcaaggttagcgagagccttgacgtcgcgaatatttctcgccgcgaacAATCCTTGgtctatagtttttataacaatacaggtTTGGATAAGGAttggtcgcgaacattagtcgtcgcAAACCAGTTTATTGGCATTAATCGCGAAATTAAGTCGCCGCGAAcgaaaattggtttacagtactgaaatctgattggtttctACGCAGTTTATAATCTATTATCTCAGTGTTAGCAACACACTCAGCAACGcgtaatattttataaatagtgcccgtttgggagggtaacagttgaaattgacaccccgagaaaaccattgtcaaccgacgcgaagcggaggttgacaatggttttctcggggtgtcaatgtcaactgttatcctcccaaacaggcactatttattttgttatactgaatgtcttaattttaaagaaaacatcattgcttttagataggaataacgtgaattctaaggcgagccgtacgcgcatgattttcgcgcatgtaacaattcgtaatgttacccgctgctaagtgcgttgctaacgctgatggtaatagaacagattatgaactgcgtctaaaccaatcagatttcagtatttaacatgaaagtataacaaaacaaattgttacatgcgcgtaattTATGCGTTTTTGGTTCGCCGGAGAATTCGTGTCAGcagtaaagtttttttttagctcacctgagccaaaggctcaagtgagcttttctgatcacaatttgtccgttgtctgtcgtcgttgtcgttgtcgtcggcgtcggcgttgtaaa
The nucleotide sequence above comes from Magallana gigas chromosome 2, xbMagGiga1.1, whole genome shotgun sequence. Encoded proteins:
- the LOC105345022 gene encoding IgGFc-binding protein; this translates as MTNLIWVVLLVLVPLVHGALDSKGKRFIITFMENKILNNTDYKPEIFITTASTNLVHVNVTSPKSQHPQINAQFTVTRGIVHRVVVDQDFRLNQTELSTKGILISADEEVVVYGVNRELWSDDGYLALPTDVLGKEYYTVSYSPSYYYCEFAVIGVHNHTRVHIKLPNHPNITVHFRGHVYHENQWINVTINRFSTLEINSVGDLTGTHIISSKPVGVISGNKKTIVGHGKSRDHLTEMLLPVQAWGKNFATVPIPDRHVGDNFRFVASKDNTHVSVSGVIDGKPFTDNFVIQHAGGYVQKHYSSKLYSHVNSDQPMAVYQFSVTQTSHTDQADPSLITIPPIEQYAADYTFTTPQYSQGQYHNYFMFVVDSNQTAGLILDGKSLPQSQTYVHIPGTNLAAGYVNITAGTHSVSHLNPNTVIGGILFGKAGLESYGFPVGLLTQPVNSGCQAKAMTPGDEVDNDCDGEVDEEDCDGKDNDSDGKIDEDCSGAPLIVIGRK